A part of Liolophura sinensis isolate JHLJ2023 chromosome 1, CUHK_Ljap_v2, whole genome shotgun sequence genomic DNA contains:
- the LOC135473714 gene encoding RYamide receptor-like, whose translation MYTLIVVVAVGGNSLVCAIVLVNKRMRTVTNIFIVALCCSDILMALLCIPFTFVSNLLVLYWPFGEIMCPVVNFMQVSSVLMSALTLVGISFDRYAAIIYPLRPRTTKYQCGVAIAIIWALATGVSLPTAVTSKVMYNGSHGLCLEDWGDETQLYSYSLAIIILQYFLPLAVLIFTYGKIGYVIWIKRPPGEAEKKRDQRLAESKRKMVKMMIVVVVTYAVCWLPFHTLTMAGNRDPSIYNPPYMRIVWVCAHWLAMSNCCLNPIIYFWMNSKFRSSLRYLVRCLPCIQSDIKSSEYVVERRSGTYTTSLKSTFNNGCMQQRHV comes from the exons ATGTACACTTTGATCGTGGTTGTGGCGGTTGGCGGCAACTCCTTGGTGTGTGCCATAGTTCTGGTCAACAAGCGAATGAGAACAGTGACGAATATATTCATCGTGGCGCTCTGCTGTAGTGATATCCTCATGGCGTTACTCTGCATTCCGTTCACATTTGTTTCCAATTTATTGGTGTTATACTGGCCGTTTGGAGAAATTATGTGCCCGGTTGTTAATTTCATGCAAGTTTCTTCGGTTTTGATGAGTGCCTTAACTTTGGTAGGTATAAGTTTTGACCGCTATGCCGCGATCATTTACCCTTTGCGCCCAAGGACAACAAAGTATCAGTGCGGAGTGGCTATTGCCATCATATGGGCATTGGCAACAGGGGTCTCTCTTCCGACTGCTGTAACTTCAAAGGTGATGTACAATGGCTCTCACGGACTCTGTCTCGAAGACTGGGGAGATGAAACACAACTGTACTCTTACAGCTTGGCTATAATTATCTTGCAGTATTTTTTGCCTTTGGCTGTATTGATATTCACTTATGGAAAAATTGGCTACGTCATTTGGATTAAACGGCCTCCGGGAGAAGCTGAGAAAAAGCGGGATCAAAGACTGGCGGAATCCAAACGAAAG aTGGTGAAGATGATGATTGTAGTTGTGGTGACGTATGCTGTGTGCTGGCTGCCCTTCCATACCCTGACTATGGCTGGAAATCGAGATCCTTCCATCTACAATCCACCTTACATGCGGATTGTTTGGGTCTGTGCTCACTGGTTGGCAATGAGCAATTGTTGCCTCAATCCCATTATTTATTTCTGGATGAACTCGAAGTTTCGCAGCTCGTTACGATATCTCGTGCGTTGCCTACCGTGCATTCAGAGCGACATAAAGAGCTCCGAGTATGTAGTGGAGAGACGGAGCGGTACATACACAACCTCGCTTAAGTCTACCTTCAACAATGGATGTATGCAACAAAGACACGTGTAG